The DNA segment ATCCTGCTGCAGTTCCTCCTCGTCCGCGTTCGCCCAGTCCTCCGCTGAGCGGTACTTTTTGAACAGGTCCGCCGTCACGATATTGACCCGCGCATCCGTACACTGCGCCGCCAGGATCGTCGCGATGAGCAGCTCCAGCGGATTCGAAAAGTTCAGCGACACCCGAGCATCGGGATATGCCTCCACCAGCACCGGAAATATCTTCTCGACCCGCTTTTTGGCCTGGGCAGGGTCGACCTTGATCTTTTTCCGATGCGTTTTCTTGCCGGCCGCCTTCTTTTTCGTCTTTTTCACCTTCTTTTTAGCTGCCTTCTTCGCCATGACAAATTAACCTCAAAAATGCTCCCCAACCCGCAATATCAGCATTAAAAACCAGGATCCCCCGTCCATCGCCCACATATTAGCATAAATTCTGCCGTAATCGACACCAAAATCCCCGCATCGCTGCTATTTCACCCGCCAGCCGCTCCAAAACCCCGCCAGCAGCCCTATCTTAACTCCATATATCGTTAATAAAGCCCTAAAACCCCATTCAAACCCCCAAAAACTGCAAAACTGCCCCTATTTAGGTTGACGCACCGCCCCTATTCTGTTAAATACGGTAGTTTCTAGAATGGCGGAGGTAGTGCGCAAATACCCCACGGCCGACAGTCGAGCCGCGAAAAATGCACCGCTGCCGACTCCTTTTAATAAGGAACAGACATTAAAATGTCGCTTGAGGACCTCAGAAAGAAAATAGACGACATCGATTCGAAGCTCGTCGAGCTGCTCAACGAGCGTGCGCGCGTCGTAGTCAAGGTCGGCAAGTACAAGGATAAGAACGGCGGGCCGATCTACGCACCGCACCGCGAAAAAGCGGTACTCGAAAAGATATCCAGGGCCAACACCGGCCCGCTGCCGGACAAAACACTTACCGCCATCTGGCGTGAGATGATGAGCGGCTCGTTCTTCCTCGAACGCCCGCTTCGAATCGCCTTTCTCGGTCCCGAGGGCAGCTTCAGCCACAGCGCGGCAATGCTGAAGTTCGGCCAGAGCGTCGACTACGAAGCGGTCGCAGACATCCGAACCATCTTCAACGAAGTAAGCAAGGGCCACAGCGATCTGGGCATCGTGCCGATCGAAAACTCCGCGGGCGGGGGCATCGACGAGAGCCTCGACGCATTCGTCGACTCCGACGTGTACATCTGCGCCGAAGTTTACATGGCCATCCATCATAACCTGCTTGCCAACTGCAAGCTGGAGGACGTAAAAGAGGTCTACTCCAAGCCGGAGGTATTCGCCCAGTGCCGTAAGTGGCTCAGCGACACCTTCACCGGAGCAAAGACGATCGCGGTCGCATCATCGGCCCGCGCAGCACAGATGGCCGCC comes from the Anaerohalosphaera lusitana genome and includes:
- the pheA gene encoding prephenate dehydratase: MSLEDLRKKIDDIDSKLVELLNERARVVVKVGKYKDKNGGPIYAPHREKAVLEKISRANTGPLPDKTLTAIWREMMSGSFFLERPLRIAFLGPEGSFSHSAAMLKFGQSVDYEAVADIRTIFNEVSKGHSDLGIVPIENSAGGGIDESLDAFVDSDVYICAEVYMAIHHNLLANCKLEDVKEVYSKPEVFAQCRKWLSDTFTGAKTIAVASSARAAQMAAEKPYTAAIGSTAAADLYGLKIVCENIEDVPNNVTRFLIIGKQDTPPTGDDKTSLLFSTAHKAGALVDVLEVFRDHGLNLANIESRPSKKREWEYYFFVDFVGHKSSEQAQKALEAAKKHCLQLSVLGSYPKNDKLL